The genomic window aagaaagaaagacagCATTCTGAGTTTTACTACATTTTTAATGGGGATGCAAAGCCCAAATAGATGCCAGCCAGTGACATAACTGTTTAAAAGCATGAAAACCAAGTTTCTTTTAAAGGTTAATATATGCTATAAGTCACTTTACTTTTAGTAACTTTAGAATTTGGtctctgtttttatttttaaaaatttagtctttcggatttcaaaatttagatttaactgtcaatattattaaaattatttgttaaattcaagttcattacaactTCATCAAGGTTCTTTGAACCGGATTGGACCGGGAATCGGCCAGAGTACTGAATCGGATCGGCTAGATCGAGAACCGATCAAGGTACTGGATCAGAGAAGgaaatttttttgtgatttatcTAATTGAATCGATTAGACTGATTGAACCGTTAAATTGGTGGCCTGACCAATTTAATCACCGGTTTAGTTTTGAAAATCTTGAACCTCactttttttagttatattgctaccaagtgaatattttttttatttaaaatgtcacaccattcaatttaacaaaaaaaaatagtgttaacaattgaacttgaaatttaaaatctaaaaagtcgAGAGATTAGattcttgataataaaaatataaagaactaaatttcaaatttgtgaaaAGTACAAGAACTTATGacatcttttaacttttttttaatataatatctactattaaatcaaaattaaaacgtGCATAAATCCACATTATCCTTATTGCTGCAATAACGCGCTCGAGCCCAAGTTTAACACAGCATTGTAATGACTACTCATTACTGTTCTTTTTCTAGGCGAGCAGCGATGGTGAAAATACATGGTGCATTGCGAAGCCATCAACAGAGAATTTGAGGCTCAATGGCAACATCAATTACAGCTGCTCACAAAAAGGAGTGGATTGCAAGCCAATCCAACCTGGTGGTACCTGCTACCGCCCCAACACCATCGTCTCTCATGCTTCTTACGCCATGAATCTCTTCTACAAGGCTGCAGGGAAGAATAGTTGGAACTGTAATTTCAATGGCACTGGCATTATCATTTCAGAGAACCCATGTAAGTCTATTTTCCCACCTActattcttatttattttctatttgaatTGCCATTACAAtgttgggtttttctttttcttctcgtTGGCAGCCATTGGTAGCTGTAACTATCCAATGTGATGAACGAAAAATCCCGATAACTGTTGTGGAAGACATGTTTCTTCAATGTTTTATTTTGTTGTGTCCTCTgttttagttttgaaaaataatttacatgCACTATATTATTTTCATACTCCCCCATGGTTATTGATATTGTATTGGTGTCGGAGTACATTCTATTTTGTTCTTAATATAAGGAGTTtgaatttcattttgttttatttttactattttaatgtgTTATGAATGCTTtagtgttttattattaattgaaatttggaaaggaaaaagaaaattaatttaatcttaattatatatttatgtaaaactCGTTAATTTTAGGAAAGGTAAATGTATCATTCCcttcatattaaataataaaatataatccaTGCATGTAATTGAAATGCAAGTATATTTCcatgtgtatataatatatattttattataatttttaatattaaattataaatatatgtgagttttcaaaaagaatattgataaatataaaataacacattgaaacacataagtatatatatatatatatatataaacaaaaatgaaacacatcaatagatgacttgtttgaatttttttatccaaaacctttaaaattttataattacattaaatctcaattaaatttcaataaaaaacatTGGAATCATCAGGAAAcaaatattattgttatattaataTTAGAATAAATAATTTGATGTGATCATTTTGggattaatattaaaattatacatgaatttctACTCAACGTGTAATTTTACATGTGGACTTTAATTTTgtgcaattatatatatgaaactttaattttggttcaatatgtcaatttatttttatattgacaaGTATAATTTTGGTTTCAATTATACATATGTTAAAAGATATAAAGAAGCAGCCAAAAAAGAGCGTCATCAGCTGAGCCTATGAAAACAACATTAATTCTTTAATTATTgtatttggaaattttatgtttaattagttctTAATAAAATTAAGGTGGAAGAATCCCTAAAATCTTCCAGATCACCTCATCCGATAACCATAGTCGAAAAAGGTCAAGATTCTAAATGCCTTCTTTTGTAAACATAAGCAATCCATATGATAATACCttgaaatgacatatttttatgtattaagtaCATATTTAATTTGAGTATGAttctactaatttgagctatttatgattttttatcttGTAATGGGTCAGCATgcaaaatagggaaaaaaagtggtgccaaaaatacaAAGTGCAAAAGACTTGGGGCAAAaattcaaagaagagatttatgaacagaagactctatttaaatttgaattttatttttagaattattatgatattatttagatttaatttcatattatatttttatttatcttttagagtttaaataggaacaaactaGATTTCCtatgtactataaataggggatggagtgacatgAATATTTACTCATCTTTTCTGTAAAACACTCCTTCCCCCAAGGCTTTAGCctttttgttccttttatttttcaataaaaatttcattcaattaaacttatttctttttttctcaaaaagcatgagccactaaactcatctagccaaaggttatcGAGATTCTCCCAAAAaaagttcatgaggcttagaacccgtacttagccttctcaacgagtattcattgTTTTTCCGCATTACGGGACTGAagcttccgtccatgtccttccaaaagtgatattttcattttgTGCAAGGAACGATTGCTTTGTATGTTTTAGGAAGGTTGCACAGTctgttcgttaacttactgcgtcagtgGTTGTCAAGCCCGAGAGATAAAATGGCGTGGCATTCGCTATTGAAaaatgatgatctagtgtaagacgaTCCCACAAAAGTGACGGTTGGGTAGAGTCAGGTTTCTCTAAATCGTAAGTTTAAAATCTAAGCGGAGCTAgtggtcgtaggcatcctcttccactataattggCTTATTCTGTTATGAGtaggatcacctaaaagcctaGGATTGAACCCAATGAGGatcgagacaactggaggctggaatcccTTAAATCAAAGAATTTCTTTCCTCAATTCTGtttctttttacaatttcaatttcaattcatacaattttaattcgtccatatttttaattctttctttttctattttttcccaGGTACGCCATTTTTCTTGGGCATGACTGTGTCCAGGATTTCAAGGAACAAGAAGTTGTAACAATCCAGTCCCTAAGGATTTGACCTACTTCCCTTACACTATTCTTTTCGTTATTTCATAGGGATAGATTATATTTGGTGCTTCCAATGACACActaaattttggcgccgttgctaggGACTGGTAATGTATTAATCTTGTTTCTTTTtgttatgaccagatctgctctaAGAATTCTTGTGTTTGATTTAGAAATAGAAAAGACTGCGAGAGCAAATTGCAAGGAAACGAAGTTACAAAAAAGTAGTCAAAGGTGGTAGGAACTTAGAGTAACCCACAACCAAAAATAGAAGCAGGCGACAAAGtggagtctagggttaacgaaaaccctactcaaacactAGAGAATGAAAGAATAGAAGTTGATCCACTAGAAGAAGTGCCTAACGCTAGGGTTAACGTAAACCCGAACTAAGCGCAACAACCTATGCCTCAGACGATTCAGCAAATGGCCGAAGCTCTTGCAGGATAACAGCCATTACGCATTGCGTATCCTACTATGTATACTAATTTTAAACTGCAGTCAAGATTGATCCAGTTGCTATCGACTTTTCGTGGGTTGCAAAATGAAAATCCACACAAACATCTGAAAGAGTTTTatatggtttgtcttagtatgaaacctcagggcgtaactgaggatcaaatcaaATTGTGTGCTTTCTCTTTTTACCTAACAGATTCTGCTagagaatggttattttatcTACTTCTTGAATCTATCATAACTTGGACTGATCTTTCCCTTTTGTTTCTCAACAGATTTTTCCCAACATCGCATACAACTGAGTTAAAAAGGAAGATCATTGGGATAAGGTAAAAAGATATGGAGTGTCTTTACGATTATTGAGAGCAATTTAAGAAGTTGTATGCAAGTTACCCACAAGATGGAATAACTTAACAATCTTTACTCCAATACTTTTATGAGGGCTTGAAGCCTATAGAAATGAATATGGTAGATGCCGCCAGTGGAGGggcattggtcaacatgactccccaacaGGCAAGGGACTTGAAATCCATGATGACGGCAAATACTCAGCAATTTTGAGCCAATCCTGAACCCACTAGAAGGTTTCACCAGCTAATCAATTCGACTttagaagataaaattgatagacttactaatatcaTGAATTTTTTTGTAGTAAAAACAGGACCAACCCGACCATGCGAAATTTGTGCAACACCCGAACATACAATAGACGCATGCCCTAGTTTGTGTGACGATACTATGACCCATTTAGATGTTGTGAGGAACTTTTTTGGGCCACCCTAAAGGCGATATGACCCTTAtgctaatacctacaacccaaGATGGAAAGATTATCCTAATTTGAGTTATGGGGCTAACCCACGGTATAACTAGCATACCAAAACTGATTTCCGCAACAAACATGAGATCTAGGTACCTCTCTAGAAACCATTGTTAATAAATTAGCAGTTAAtatacttgattttcaacagaaaaTTGAGGCGTCTATAAGAGAGTTGACCACATCAATTGAGAAAATGAACTCACAAGAGAAATTACCGTCATAAACAGAACCTAACCCAAGACAAAACGTAAATGCAGTGATATTGCGAAGTGGAAAAGAACTGAAACCAAATCCTGGAAAAAATCTTTGCCAAGATTTCGCCTAGGAAaagcatgagaatgatgaacaggTCCGAACAAAACCTCTATTGCCCAAAATTCAACCTTCATTTCTAGGACGGTTGAACCAATATCGAAAATGTAAAGAAGATAAAaagatcctcgaaacattcaaAAATGTCGAGATCAACATACCATTACTGGATGCCATCAAACAAATTTCGCGATATGCTAAGTTCCTTaaagagctttgcaccaacaagcGAAAATTAACTGGAAATGAAAGAGTACGTGTTGGTGAAAATGTATTCGCGGTGTTGTAGTGGAAGATGGCAGCAAAATATaaagataggggcatgtttgaaataccatgcaaaatagatCACTTAGGAATAAAAAAAGTTATGTGTGATTTAAGAGCTTTCATAAATGTAATGCCTTTTTccatttatgaatcacttaacgcagGTTTTTGACGAAAACATGTGTTATCATTCAATTGGCAGACAGGTGTATTGTACATCTTGAAGGAGTCCTTGATGATATATTAGTGAAAGTTAACGGGCTTATCTTTCCTGCAAACTTCTATGTAGTGAAAATGGAAGAGCATAACACTCTTGGGTTTTCGAACATCTTACTGGGGTGACCTTTCCTTAGTACTACTAGCACTAACATTGACGTGTGTAGTGGAACCTTCACGATGAAATTTGATAGAGAGATCGTGAAGTTTAACGTTTACGACGCTATTAGTCACCCAAGTGAAATCTTGAACATAAATTGCGTTGACATAATTGACTCATTAGTAGGAGAATTTTTGAGTCACCTTATGAAGATAAACCTAAAACGATGTTTGATGATTATGAAACTGTTAATGAATTGTTGTATCTGATAAcactaaacttctaccttctgttGTACAGAGACCAGATTTAGAATTGAAACCGCTTCTCAATCATCTTAAATATGTATTTCTGGGGAAAGATAAGACCTTACTGATCATAGTCTCAAATAGACTCTCCAAGCTCTAAGAAGAAAGTTTGATACAAGTACTAAAAAACCATAAGGAGGTGGTTGGTTGGACTGTTGCCAACTTAAAAGGGATAAGCCTTTTGACATGCACACACAAGATTTACTAGGAGGAAAACACGAAACCAAAGAGAGAGGTGTAAAGACGATTGAACCCGAAAATGATGGATGtggtaaaaaaggaaataattaagCTACTAGATACTGACCTAATCTTACCCATTTTCGACAATAGATGTAAGCCCGGTGcaagtcgtgcccaagaaaataggcgtgacagtaaagaaaaatgatgaagcCAACTTGGTACCAACCCGAGTACAAAATGGATGGCGTGTCTGTattgattacaggaagttgaattcTTATACTAGAAAAGAccatttctctctttcttttataGATTAAATGCTTGAACGTTTAGTTGGAAAAATTTACTTTTCCtgtcttgatggatactcaggtttCTTTCAAATCCCAGTTGCACTAGAGGATCAAGAAAATACCACTTTTAGATGCCCATTCGGTACATTTGCGTACAGAAGGATGCTATTCAGGCTTTACAACACACCAACCTCCTTTCAAATATACATGATGATGTTTTACAGGCGCTTTATAAATAACTTCTCAAAAGTAGCTAAACCACTACGCGAATTATTGAAAGAagataagaaatttgagtttggcCAAAAATGCAATGAGTCTTTTGACACACTCAAATAGAAGTTAGTTTCTGCTCTTATAGTACAAGCAATGAATTGGAATTATCCCTTTAAAATCATGTAAAAAGCAAGTGAATGAAGTGTGGGGGCCGTGTTGGGGCAAAAGATAGACAGAGAGCCCTATGTCATTTGTTACGCCTCAAAAACCCTAGATGCTGCACAAAACAACTACACCAGCACAGAAAAAGAACTTTtggctattgtatttgctttggatAAATTCTGGTCTTATCTATTAGGAtctaaagtgattattttttctgACCATGTAGTTCTTAGGTATTTGATcgcaaaagaaagaagagaaaccAAGGTTCATTAGATGAATTTTACTGCTCCAAGAATTCTACATCAAGATTCGAGACAAGAAGGGATGTGAAAACTAAGTGGCTGACCACTTAAGTAGGTTAAAAACACCTTGTAATGACACTCCTATAAAGGATAAGTTTCCTGATAATGGCCTATTTTCGGCCAAAGCGCATTTCCCATGGTATGGGAATATGGTAAATCTCATTGCCACAGGTTCATTTCCCACTGGGTTAGCACGTTCTATGAAAGACAATTTTAAAAGGGAATCTCGATATTATATTTGGGACGACCCATACCTATGGAAACACTGCTCGGATCATATAATAAGATGAAGTGTTCCAAAAATCGAGGTAGCTTTTATACTCACTTTTTGTCATACCGAAACTTGTGGATGACACTTTGGCCCTAAACGAACTATTTATAAGGTATTGGAGTGTAGGCTATACTAGCCCACAATTTTTTGAGATACATATGATTTCTGTAAATCTTGCGATAAATGAAAACATATAGGTAACATAATTAAGCAAAATCAAGTGCCCCTATTCCCAATGTATGTGAGATTTTTGATGTGTGGGGCATCGACTTTATGGGTCTGTTTATTTCCTCATTTAGAAATGTTTATATAATTCTTGTGgtagactatgtttctaagtggatagaagcaaaACCTACTCGCAATGACAATGCTAAAACTGTCGTGGAGTTTCTAAAACGAATTATTTTTTTAGGTTTGGCACACCTCGAGCCTTGATCAGCGATCGTGGAACCCAATTTTGCAATAGAGTCATAGAGGCACTTATGAAAAAAATACGGAGTTCACAATCTTATAGCTACAGCTTACCATCCCCAAACGAACGGCCAAGTGGAAATTTCAAACTGAGAAATCAAGAACATTTTAGAGAAAATAGTTCGGCCTAACCGAAATGATTAGAGTCTTCGGCTAAATGACGCACTTTGGTCTAATCGGACGGCATATAAGGGACCAATTGGCATGACCCCATATCGACTTGTTTTTGGCAAGGCTTGCCACATTCTGGTAGAATTGGAACATAAGGCTTACTAGGCTGTACGACAATGTCACATGGAATTAGAACCTGTGAGGAGAGTAAGAAAATTAGACACCCAAGAATTAGAGGAAATTCGTAATGATGCCTACGAGAATGCTTGTATTTATAGGGACAAAACAAAATTATTCCATTACAAGAAAATATCTCGGAAGCATTTCTCGATAGGACAAAAAGTGTTACTTTACAACTCCGTGCTAAAATTGTTCCCAGGTAAGCTTCAGTCTTGATGGCAAGGACCCTTTATGTAACCGAATTATTCACACATGGTGCAGTTGAAATAGAAAGTGAAGAGTCGGAAAAATGGTTTACAGTCAATGGTCAAAGGTTGAAGCcgttttatgaaaattttcaagctcATACGGTTGAAAAATTTCAGTTGGAATCTCCATAATACAAATTGGGACGTCAATCTAACGACATAAAACAAACGTTTgatgggaggcaacccaatttttattttattatttattagtttattttattttattttcatgttaataaatttctctttttctGTCTAGGCGAATCTgcgagaaaaaaaattcaaattggaaCAACATCTTGAAGGAATGGGCATGCTTTAGCAAAAACCCCATATTCTTCCCTAATCCATGTAGGAATAGCGCATCATTGCTTTAAACTCACCTAGACCTGCGTTCGAACACCCACCCTATAGCCAAACACCATTCATTCTGCACCTTCAAACCttaattttttacttatattCACCCAAAACTCCCTTAAGTTGCTGTTAGCCCTCTCCCTTACCCAAACCGTCGATTTTCGAACCACCAAACCACCCAAAACTCCCTTTAATTACCGTTAGGACTAGGAGCTACGCCGCCACCAAACCACCTTTCACCGTTAACAACCGTTGGCACCGGTTCTTGGCACCCAACATGTCGACCTAGACGATGTCGATCCTTCTCCTCCTCA from Gossypium hirsutum isolate 1008001.06 chromosome D12, Gossypium_hirsutum_v2.1, whole genome shotgun sequence includes these protein-coding regions:
- the LOC107911126 gene encoding glucan endo-1,3-beta-D-glucosidase, whose product is MKCGRQLLALAFLHLAFSLLLCFGACPDARRHGNGRNSNQKASSDGENTWCIAKPSTENLRLNGNINYSCSQKGVDCKPIQPGGTCYRPNTIVSHASYAMNLFYKAAGKNSWNCNFNGTGIIISENPSIGSCNYPM